The Lewinellaceae bacterium genome has a segment encoding these proteins:
- a CDS encoding glycoside hydrolase family 18 protein, with protein MKKTLWFLGIALLFTACFPKQTLPTKGTAQESHYIVVAYVTGWENNWGEYFEKANQVTHVNYAFANIKNGKVVEGDEGDAEDLNKLQVLKEINPDLKILISVGGWGWSGNFSDAVLTEASRQVFAQSAVDFMLRHQLDGIDLDWEYPGQRGAGNVYRPEDKENFTAVLKLLRTKLDSLSPEGAPYLLTIATGANQNYLDHTDMKTAHQYLDFINIMTYDFHGSFEKKTGHNANLYVSEYDDNERVISADIAVQQHILAGIPASKIILGVPFYGKWWKGVNRKNNGLYQPATGAAGGHNFRFIKDSLLTNNDFVQLWDSTAQIPYLWCEKDSQFVTYENPESIRQKAAFVKKHQLGGIMFWQYNGDDGTLLKAIDDHLK; from the coding sequence ATGAAAAAGACATTATGGTTCTTGGGGATCGCACTGCTTTTTACGGCATGTTTCCCAAAACAAACGCTCCCTACAAAAGGAACAGCCCAGGAAAGCCATTACATAGTCGTAGCCTATGTCACCGGATGGGAAAATAACTGGGGCGAGTATTTTGAGAAAGCCAACCAGGTGACTCATGTCAACTATGCATTTGCCAACATCAAAAACGGCAAGGTAGTAGAAGGCGATGAAGGCGATGCAGAAGATCTTAATAAACTCCAAGTACTCAAAGAGATCAACCCCGATCTGAAAATACTGATCTCCGTCGGTGGGTGGGGCTGGTCGGGTAATTTTTCCGATGCGGTACTTACCGAAGCCTCGCGCCAGGTTTTTGCCCAAAGCGCCGTAGATTTTATGCTCCGACACCAACTCGACGGCATTGACCTCGACTGGGAATATCCCGGACAGCGTGGTGCCGGAAATGTGTACCGGCCGGAAGACAAGGAAAATTTCACAGCAGTGCTAAAATTATTGAGAACCAAGCTGGATTCCCTTTCCCCGGAAGGAGCGCCTTACCTCCTCACTATTGCCACCGGCGCCAATCAAAACTACCTTGACCATACGGATATGAAAACTGCTCATCAGTATCTCGATTTCATCAATATCATGACTTATGATTTCCATGGAAGTTTTGAAAAAAAGACCGGGCACAACGCCAACCTTTATGTGTCAGAATACGATGACAATGAGCGGGTAATCAGCGCTGACATAGCCGTTCAACAGCATATCCTGGCAGGCATACCGGCCTCAAAAATCATCCTGGGGGTTCCCTTTTACGGCAAATGGTGGAAAGGCGTGAACCGGAAAAACAACGGGCTTTATCAGCCAGCCACAGGAGCTGCCGGCGGACACAATTTTCGTTTCATTAAAGACAGCCTGCTCACCAATAATGATTTTGTACAACTTTGGGACAGCACGGCACAAATACCTTACTTATGGTGTGAAAAAGACAGCCAATTCGTCACTTATGAAAATCCTGAATCCATTCGTCAAAAAGCAGCATTCGTCAAAAAACACCAGTTGGGCGGCATCATGTTCTGGCAGTATAACGGGGATGACGGAACGTTGTTGAAAGCGATTGACGATCATTTGAAGTGA
- a CDS encoding pirin family protein, with protein MNKILSVKPLGFPWQTQDPFLFCVHHRDEFPAGNEHMGVDADHLAGRNVGNDFTIKDGWRMYHGKKVPGFPYHPHRGFETITIAREGFIDHTDSLGAAGRFGTGDTQWMTAGAGVQHSEMFPLVHRNKGNTTELFQIWLNLPRAKKMVNPHFKMLWREHIPVLKEKDDNGKVTEVQIVAGEVKGIKALDPTPDSWAADPENAVWVLTIRMDAGAQWTLPASVANANRTLFYYKGQSLAVEDQNLTPQYLVNLKADEEIDLQNGSEESFFLLLQGVPIDEPVVQYGPFVMNSEEEIRQAFDDYRRTEFGGWPWPKQEQVHDRDQGRFALHADGRREEQ; from the coding sequence ATGAATAAAATTCTTTCAGTAAAACCTCTTGGTTTTCCATGGCAGACACAGGATCCTTTTTTGTTTTGTGTACATCACCGTGATGAGTTTCCTGCCGGGAACGAGCACATGGGGGTTGATGCGGACCATCTTGCCGGGCGAAATGTCGGTAATGATTTTACGATCAAAGACGGATGGCGCATGTATCACGGCAAAAAAGTACCTGGGTTTCCTTACCATCCACACCGTGGTTTTGAAACCATTACTATTGCGCGGGAAGGCTTTATTGACCATACGGACTCACTGGGGGCAGCGGGAAGATTCGGAACCGGAGATACCCAATGGATGACTGCCGGTGCCGGTGTTCAGCATTCAGAAATGTTTCCCCTCGTCCACAGGAATAAAGGCAATACGACCGAGCTTTTCCAGATCTGGCTGAATCTTCCCAGGGCAAAAAAAATGGTGAACCCTCATTTTAAAATGTTGTGGCGGGAGCATATTCCTGTTCTGAAAGAAAAAGATGACAATGGCAAGGTTACAGAGGTACAGATCGTTGCAGGGGAAGTGAAAGGCATCAAAGCGCTTGATCCTACCCCCGACTCCTGGGCCGCTGATCCTGAAAATGCCGTTTGGGTGCTGACCATCCGCATGGATGCCGGAGCCCAATGGACGCTTCCGGCTTCTGTGGCCAATGCCAACCGGACGCTCTTTTACTATAAAGGACAAAGTCTGGCTGTTGAGGATCAAAACCTTACGCCACAATACCTTGTCAACCTCAAGGCTGACGAGGAGATTGATCTCCAAAACGGATCGGAAGAGTCTTTTTTCCTTTTACTCCAGGGGGTTCCGATCGACGAGCCCGTAGTTCAATATGGGCCTTTTGTGATGAATTCCGAAGAAGAGATCAGGCAGGCTTTCGATGATTACCGGCGAACGGAATTCGGCGGCTGGCCATGGCCAAAGCAAGAACAGGTACACGATCGGGACCAGGGCCGTTTTGCATTGCATGCAGATGGAAGAAGGGAAGAACAATGA
- a CDS encoding TIGR00730 family Rossman fold protein, which yields MVDDNLTKGKKLPMKQWGKQIKGENAWTMFKMVSEFVEGFETLNQLGPCVSIFGSARTKADNPNYKLAVDIARLLTEEGYGVITGGGPGIMEAGNKGAHIYGGKSVGLNINLPFEQGHNQYIDSDKNLDFRYFFIRKVMFVKYAQAFIALPGGFGTMDELFEVLTLVQTGKISKVPVILVGSQYWTGLKSWIREMMLEQENNINEIDLDLMPITDDPEEVVRIIREFYAEKDDELSPNYDI from the coding sequence ATGGTAGATGATAATTTAACGAAAGGGAAAAAACTCCCTATGAAACAGTGGGGAAAGCAAATTAAAGGCGAAAATGCCTGGACCATGTTCAAAATGGTTTCTGAATTTGTCGAAGGCTTTGAAACCCTGAACCAACTTGGACCATGTGTTTCCATTTTTGGATCCGCAAGAACCAAAGCTGATAATCCTAATTACAAACTGGCCGTAGATATTGCCCGGCTCCTGACTGAGGAAGGTTATGGAGTCATCACAGGTGGCGGGCCCGGTATTATGGAGGCAGGGAACAAGGGAGCTCATATCTATGGCGGAAAATCCGTAGGGCTCAATATTAACCTTCCTTTTGAACAGGGCCACAACCAATACATTGATTCCGATAAAAATCTGGACTTTCGCTATTTCTTTATCCGGAAAGTGATGTTCGTAAAATATGCACAGGCTTTTATTGCCCTGCCCGGAGGTTTTGGCACCATGGATGAATTGTTTGAAGTACTGACGCTCGTGCAGACCGGAAAAATATCAAAAGTACCTGTCATCCTCGTCGGAAGCCAGTATTGGACAGGCCTTAAAAGCTGGATCAGGGAAATGATGCTCGAACAGGAAAACAACATCAACGAGATAGACCTTGATCTTATGCCCATTACGGATGATCCGGAAGAAGTGGTCAGAATCATTCGGGAATTTTACGCAGAGAAGGACGATGAATTATCGCCCAATTACGATATTTAA
- a CDS encoding rhodanese-like domain-containing protein, with protein MVKGEGLNVFKDVDARLFKQLISKGDVVLIDVRTPGEYAQGHLKNSKLINFMDKNFETQIAQLDKGATTLVYCHSGRRSAGAMKKMKSAGFTEVYNLVGGIGAWAAAGGEMVK; from the coding sequence ATGGTGAAAGGTGAAGGTCTAAATGTATTTAAAGATGTAGATGCCCGATTATTCAAGCAGCTCATCAGCAAGGGCGATGTGGTCCTTATTGATGTAAGAACTCCGGGAGAATATGCCCAGGGACATCTAAAGAATTCGAAATTGATCAATTTTATGGATAAAAATTTTGAAACTCAGATTGCCCAATTGGATAAAGGAGCCACCACGCTCGTTTACTGTCATTCCGGGAGGAGAAGTGCCGGGGCCATGAAAAAAATGAAGTCTGCCGGATTTACCGAAGTTTACAATCTGGTTGGGGGTATTGGTGCCTGGGCGGCTGCTGGTGGAGAAATGGTGAAATAG
- a CDS encoding nitrogen fixation protein, with protein sequence MKIAVCSQNRKEVTGHAGKCRKFWIFNIENDSVTGKELVELPIEQSLHELGHNHTDPAFVHPAFAADVLISGGMGFGLFNRLQMNGTQGVVTPEKDPDKAVEDFLNGTLTEEAPHAHGHGHGHDHHH encoded by the coding sequence ATGAAAATAGCTGTTTGCAGTCAAAACCGGAAGGAAGTTACTGGTCATGCCGGAAAATGTCGGAAATTTTGGATTTTCAATATTGAAAATGATTCCGTCACAGGAAAAGAACTCGTCGAACTGCCCATAGAACAAAGCCTTCATGAACTGGGGCACAACCATACTGACCCCGCTTTCGTACATCCTGCATTTGCAGCTGATGTGCTGATCTCAGGAGGAATGGGTTTTGGTTTGTTCAACCGTTTGCAGATGAACGGTACCCAGGGCGTGGTCACTCCTGAAAAGGATCCGGACAAAGCGGTGGAAGATTTTCTAAACGGAACATTAACAGAGGAAGCCCCGCATGCTCACGGACACGGACACGGACATGATCATCATCATTGA
- a CDS encoding SH3 domain-containing protein: MRFPLIFVIVFLLLTACGGKKDPSVDQSENAEAGASSEPLVVTDSLKAIYKEIYSKRKDWLPAKSIFELGKINPGDEALTDTAFFVFREKLLQAIDNKDAFYLLDKTAADIKCSFGAEDGVAGFVQLWQLDSQEGIASSKLWTTLKSVLTQGGIFRNNGSVFVAPYYYALFPDEYDAFTHGVILGRGVRMRESPSLQSAVVKSLSFDVVEIMETTHDFETIGGEEYPWVQVKLPDGKEGYIWGKFLGSPIGFRAGFTRQQNGSWLMDFFVSGD, from the coding sequence ATGAGATTCCCTTTAATCTTTGTTATTGTCTTTTTATTATTGACCGCCTGTGGAGGCAAAAAGGATCCCTCCGTTGACCAATCTGAAAATGCTGAAGCCGGGGCATCCTCGGAACCTTTAGTGGTGACCGACAGTCTGAAAGCCATCTATAAAGAAATTTATTCAAAAAGAAAGGACTGGCTGCCTGCAAAATCTATCTTCGAATTGGGGAAAATCAACCCGGGCGATGAAGCCCTGACCGATACTGCTTTTTTTGTCTTTAGGGAAAAACTGCTGCAGGCGATTGATAATAAGGATGCCTTTTACCTGCTTGATAAAACGGCCGCTGACATCAAGTGCAGCTTTGGGGCCGAAGACGGAGTGGCTGGTTTTGTACAGCTGTGGCAGCTCGATTCTCAGGAAGGCATTGCTTCTTCTAAACTATGGACTACCTTAAAATCTGTTTTGACGCAGGGGGGGATTTTTCGCAATAACGGCAGTGTTTTTGTCGCTCCCTATTATTATGCTCTTTTCCCCGACGAATACGACGCCTTTACCCATGGCGTGATTTTGGGACGTGGGGTTAGAATGCGTGAATCGCCGAGTTTACAGTCGGCGGTAGTGAAAAGTCTCTCTTTTGATGTGGTCGAAATAATGGAAACCACCCATGATTTTGAGACCATTGGTGGTGAGGAGTACCCTTGGGTTCAGGTCAAACTTCCCGATGGTAAAGAGGGGTACATTTGGGGGAAGTTTCTAGGTAGCCCAATTGGTTTCCGGGCAGGCTTTACCCGGCAGCAAAACGGAAGCTGGCTTATGGACTTTTTTGTTTCCGGTGATTGA
- a CDS encoding GlmU family protein, with amino-acid sequence MANIILFDSEVRENLLPLTYTRPVGEIRVGILPIREKWERWMNAKVSYITQDYLAEKYSIDYGDENFIINGSAMPSSQLCKLIKQMDFGEAFLLGDELIAAKMDERQFERLIHDQDIGELKGIDLEDTEFLKINHHWDIFQLNDQALRADFKLLTKGRTSEPISDTNQVLGIENVFVEKGAIIECSVINATTGPVYIGKNAEIMEGCHIRGAFSMGEGSVLKMGAKIYGATTLGPYCKVGGEVNNSILLGYSNKGHEGYLGNSVIGEWCNLGAGTNVSNLKNNYEEVRLWSYPKQSFEKTGTQFCGLIMGDHSKSAINTAFNTGTVVGISANIFGPGFPRNFIPSFSWGGYHGFSTHETDKAFSTMEKVLERRSIEFTVSERLIMLRLFEDTAEFRRWEKG; translated from the coding sequence ATGGCAAATATTATTCTCTTCGACAGTGAAGTACGGGAAAATCTCCTTCCGCTAACCTATACCAGGCCGGTGGGTGAAATTAGGGTGGGTATATTACCTATTCGTGAAAAATGGGAAAGATGGATGAATGCCAAAGTTTCTTATATCACGCAGGATTATCTTGCCGAGAAATATTCCATTGATTACGGAGATGAAAATTTTATCATCAACGGCTCTGCCATGCCTTCCAGCCAGTTATGCAAACTGATCAAACAAATGGATTTTGGGGAGGCTTTTTTGCTGGGAGATGAACTCATCGCTGCTAAAATGGATGAACGTCAGTTTGAAAGACTGATTCACGACCAGGACATTGGAGAACTAAAAGGAATTGACCTGGAGGACACTGAATTTTTAAAGATCAACCATCATTGGGATATCTTCCAGCTGAATGATCAGGCTCTTCGCGCAGATTTTAAACTACTCACAAAGGGCCGGACTTCGGAGCCCATTAGCGATACCAACCAGGTTTTAGGGATAGAAAATGTATTCGTGGAAAAGGGCGCCATCATTGAATGCTCCGTTATCAATGCCACCACCGGCCCTGTTTACATAGGTAAAAATGCCGAAATTATGGAAGGGTGTCACATTCGGGGCGCTTTTTCGATGGGCGAAGGCTCCGTGTTGAAAATGGGGGCTAAAATTTATGGAGCCACTACCTTGGGCCCTTATTGTAAAGTCGGAGGAGAGGTGAACAATTCCATCCTTTTGGGGTATTCCAATAAGGGACATGAAGGCTACCTTGGCAATTCTGTCATCGGAGAATGGTGTAACCTCGGGGCAGGCACCAACGTTTCCAATTTGAAAAATAATTACGAAGAGGTACGGTTGTGGAGTTATCCAAAACAAAGTTTTGAAAAAACAGGCACCCAGTTTTGCGGGCTCATTATGGGGGATCATTCCAAATCTGCCATCAATACTGCCTTTAATACGGGAACCGTCGTGGGCATCTCAGCCAATATTTTTGGACCGGGGTTCCCAAGAAATTTCATCCCTTCGTTCTCATGGGGAGGGTATCACGGTTTTTCGACCCACGAGACGGACAAGGCATTCAGCACCATGGAAAAAGTTTTGGAACGCAGGAGCATCGAATTCACCGTTTCCGAACGACTCATCATGCTTCGCCTTTTTGAAGATACCGCTGAATTCAGAAGATGGGAAAAAGGGTGA
- a CDS encoding type B 50S ribosomal protein L31 has product MKKDIHPEDYRMVVFKDFSVDESFLTRSCAPTRETIVWEDGKEYPLVKLEISSFSHPFFTGKMKFVDTAGRIDKFNKKFGNNPFAKKK; this is encoded by the coding sequence ATGAAAAAAGATATTCATCCAGAAGATTACCGCATGGTGGTGTTTAAGGATTTTTCGGTTGATGAATCGTTTTTGACACGTTCATGTGCTCCTACAAGGGAAACCATTGTATGGGAAGACGGTAAAGAATATCCGTTGGTGAAATTGGAAATTTCAAGTTTCTCTCACCCGTTTTTTACCGGTAAGATGAAATTCGTAGATACTGCGGGTCGTATTGATAAATTCAATAAGAAATTCGGTAATAACCCGTTTGCGAAGAAAAAGTAA
- a CDS encoding efflux RND transporter permease subunit — protein MNFTRFFVKNYQFTLVVFLGLVILGLNSLLNMPRSEDPPFNAPIYTIVIIYPGTSPEDMEKLVADPIEAELYQLDDIKKIQTGCNDGLLYMLVEFNYGVDPQGKYNDVIREVNKIQDLPDDILSITINQASASDVAILQTALISETASMKELENQAETLERQLETIDAIKWVKIQGVPERNIRIELDLDRMALLKIGLNQVLALIQANNVNIPGGDIDLGMRKFNIQTTAEFGSIDDISNTIVNTTITGKITRLSDIANVYETEAENSHIARYNGHRAIWIVTAMKDNRNIVHTRQQMEPILRQFGENLPENIEMVQAFDQEVMVSKRLENLGRDFLIAVLLVLLTLLPLGTRASLVVMISIPLSLSIGIFLLDLLGYSLNQLSIVGMVVSLGLLVDDSIVVVENIERYMRKGIPVKEAAITATNHIVLAIIGCTATLILAFLPLANMPESSGDFIRAMPMAVMVTVTASLVVSVTIIPFLASRILKPHKGGEGEGNAVFRAFKKYVNDPYQRLLSWSIKHSFIALLSAALIFGASLLLIPQLGFSLFPASEKPMFIIDVETEAGSNIQHTNKLVYQVEKHLASKEQIRGFAANTGKGNPRVFYNEFQPQSADNQGQIMVFMDENAEVPEIDALADELRKELTGLAGAKIKVRRFQQGEPVIAPVEMRILGEDMDSLKSISAAVEEIMKSTEGTFYVNNQLKNDKTEIKIDIDRDKAGLYGLTTREVAMTVRMAITGLDIGKIRRGNGDEDALQVSIRDNTANALENFNRVQITTLGGTLVPLRSVAGITLEESPSLIRHYNKERYSLVTCFTKEGYNTEALTTKVLDRIENEISMPPGYRIVAAGEREARERSFGGIGTIIILAVFGLLAILILEFRTLKSTLIVLSVIPLGMVGAMIALWIAGETLSFVATVGIIALAGIEIKNSILMVDYTNSLREKGMPLYEAVMDGAETRFLPILLTALTAIGGMTPLVLDSSPLISPLAIVLIGGLISSLILSRVVTPVLYYLIPPRVD, from the coding sequence ATGAATTTCACCAGATTTTTTGTAAAGAACTACCAATTCACCTTAGTGGTTTTCCTGGGGTTGGTCATTTTGGGGCTCAATTCCCTGTTGAACATGCCCCGCAGTGAAGACCCCCCATTCAATGCGCCCATTTATACCATTGTGATCATTTACCCGGGCACCTCACCCGAAGATATGGAGAAACTGGTGGCCGATCCTATAGAAGCAGAGTTGTATCAACTGGATGATATTAAGAAGATTCAGACAGGCTGCAATGACGGGTTATTGTATATGCTGGTAGAATTCAACTACGGCGTGGACCCTCAGGGCAAGTACAATGATGTGATCAGGGAGGTCAACAAAATTCAGGATCTGCCTGACGATATCCTGAGTATTACCATTAACCAGGCATCTGCCAGTGACGTGGCCATCCTCCAGACCGCCCTGATCTCGGAGACGGCTTCGATGAAAGAGCTGGAAAATCAGGCAGAAACCCTGGAAAGGCAACTAGAGACCATTGATGCCATCAAGTGGGTCAAAATACAAGGGGTGCCGGAGCGGAATATTCGTATCGAACTGGATTTAGACCGAATGGCCTTGTTAAAAATTGGCCTCAACCAGGTATTGGCACTGATACAGGCCAATAATGTGAATATTCCAGGCGGGGATATCGATCTGGGAATGCGAAAATTCAACATTCAGACGACCGCTGAATTTGGAAGCATTGATGACATTTCCAACACCATCGTCAACACAACAATAACGGGGAAGATCACCCGTCTTTCGGATATCGCCAATGTTTACGAAACGGAAGCGGAAAACAGTCACATCGCCCGCTACAACGGTCACCGGGCCATTTGGATCGTTACGGCCATGAAGGACAATCGGAATATCGTCCACACCAGGCAGCAGATGGAGCCCATTCTTAGGCAGTTCGGAGAAAATTTGCCTGAGAATATCGAAATGGTGCAGGCCTTTGATCAGGAAGTCATGGTGAGCAAACGCCTGGAAAACCTGGGGCGTGATTTTTTGATTGCCGTATTGCTGGTGTTGCTGACCCTTTTGCCGTTGGGTACCCGGGCCTCTTTGGTGGTCATGATCTCTATTCCCTTATCGTTGAGCATTGGTATATTTCTGTTGGATTTGCTAGGGTATAGCCTCAACCAGTTGAGCATTGTGGGTATGGTTGTTTCACTGGGGTTGCTGGTGGACGACAGTATTGTGGTTGTGGAAAACATAGAGCGTTATATGCGGAAGGGCATTCCCGTAAAAGAGGCGGCTATAACAGCAACCAACCATATTGTCCTCGCTATTATCGGTTGCACGGCCACCCTGATCCTCGCTTTTTTACCTTTGGCCAATATGCCGGAAAGTTCCGGTGATTTTATCCGGGCCATGCCTATGGCAGTCATGGTTACCGTCACGGCTTCCCTGGTCGTTTCCGTTACCATCATTCCCTTTTTGGCCAGCAGGATACTAAAACCCCACAAAGGAGGGGAGGGAGAAGGAAACGCGGTTTTCCGGGCCTTCAAGAAGTATGTGAACGATCCCTACCAGCGATTGCTTAGTTGGAGCATAAAACATTCTTTTATCGCTTTACTCTCGGCAGCCCTTATTTTTGGAGCCTCTTTATTGTTGATTCCGCAACTGGGGTTCAGTCTTTTCCCAGCTTCTGAAAAACCTATGTTTATCATTGATGTGGAAACCGAAGCAGGCAGCAATATCCAGCATACGAATAAACTGGTGTACCAGGTGGAGAAACATCTGGCCTCAAAGGAGCAGATACGCGGATTTGCAGCCAATACAGGAAAGGGTAATCCCAGGGTTTTTTACAATGAATTTCAGCCACAATCCGCCGACAACCAGGGACAAATAATGGTTTTTATGGATGAAAATGCCGAGGTGCCGGAGATTGACGCCCTGGCCGACGAACTTCGGAAGGAATTGACCGGGCTTGCCGGGGCAAAGATCAAGGTGCGGCGATTTCAGCAGGGCGAACCCGTCATCGCTCCCGTGGAAATGAGGATATTGGGAGAAGACATGGATTCGTTAAAAAGTATAAGTGCTGCAGTAGAGGAGATCATGAAATCTACAGAAGGTACCTTTTACGTCAACAATCAGCTTAAAAATGACAAAACGGAGATTAAGATCGATATTGACAGGGATAAAGCAGGATTGTACGGCCTGACGACCCGCGAAGTGGCCATGACAGTCCGGATGGCCATCACTGGCCTGGATATTGGCAAAATACGAAGGGGGAATGGCGATGAGGATGCTTTACAGGTATCCATCAGGGACAACACTGCCAATGCCCTGGAAAACTTCAACAGGGTACAGATCACCACCCTGGGCGGTACCCTGGTTCCGCTCCGATCCGTTGCCGGCATCACTTTGGAGGAATCTCCCTCCCTGATACGTCATTACAATAAAGAAAGGTATAGCCTGGTTACCTGCTTTACGAAAGAAGGGTACAACACAGAAGCGCTGACGACAAAAGTATTGGACCGGATAGAAAATGAAATATCCATGCCCCCGGGTTACCGGATTGTGGCTGCCGGGGAACGGGAAGCAAGGGAAAGGTCATTCGGCGGTATTGGCACCATCATTATTTTAGCGGTGTTCGGGTTGCTGGCCATACTCATTTTGGAGTTTCGGACCCTGAAATCTACCTTGATCGTTTTGAGTGTCATTCCGTTGGGTATGGTAGGGGCCATGATAGCCTTGTGGATTGCCGGGGAGACGCTCTCTTTTGTCGCTACAGTAGGCATCATAGCACTGGCAGGTATCGAGATCAAAAACTCCATCCTCATGGTCGATTATACCAATTCCCTCAGGGAAAAAGGTATGCCCCTGTACGAGGCGGTCATGGATGGTGCAGAGACTCGTTTTTTACCAATTTTACTGACAGCCCTTACAGCGATTGGAGGGATGACCCCCCTCGTTCTGGACAGTAGCCCTTTGATCAGCCCACTGGCCATTGTACTTATCGGCGGATTGATCAGTTCGCTGATCCTGAGCAGGGTGGTGACGCCGGTTTTGTATTATCTCATTCCTCCCAGGGTGGATTGA
- a CDS encoding efflux RND transporter periplasmic adaptor subunit → MKKFIIIAVAITAALSSCRQEADHQDEKTGNGPDLTQYVKMVNVAVETNAQTIDVLGIIVSKTQSTPAFKTGGVIEKTFVKEGDRVSKGQLIATLIMTEINAGVAQAEEGLAKATRDLERAENLYADSVATLEQLQNAQTGVMLASKNLEIARFNKKHSEVRAPIKGRVIKQLLHEGEVAGPGLPVYAILGVSDNDWKVNANLIDRDWAKLKVGDPVNLVLDAYPGQKFKGQVSEKSVIATDASGSLEVEFSFMTPPPSLAAGMVCRVETTPHDLETMTIIPIEAIVKSNGHTATVFTVEDGKAKKLEINILELLGSRVAISGGLENVKEVVTIGAMFLEDGDTVVAMNQLPKN, encoded by the coding sequence ATGAAGAAGTTTATCATAATAGCAGTGGCCATTACCGCTGCTTTATCCTCCTGCCGCCAGGAGGCCGATCATCAGGATGAAAAAACAGGAAACGGACCAGACCTTACCCAGTACGTCAAGATGGTAAATGTGGCTGTAGAAACCAACGCCCAAACGATAGATGTGTTGGGGATCATTGTGAGTAAAACCCAGTCCACCCCGGCTTTTAAAACAGGAGGGGTGATCGAAAAAACTTTTGTGAAGGAAGGAGACCGGGTGTCTAAAGGACAACTGATTGCGACCTTGATCATGACGGAAATCAATGCAGGTGTAGCCCAGGCTGAAGAAGGCCTTGCGAAAGCCACCCGGGACCTGGAACGGGCTGAAAATTTATACGCTGACAGCGTAGCGACCCTGGAGCAGCTGCAGAATGCCCAAACCGGGGTGATGCTGGCTTCCAAAAACCTCGAAATTGCCCGGTTCAATAAAAAACACAGCGAAGTGCGGGCGCCCATAAAGGGTCGTGTGATCAAACAATTATTGCATGAGGGGGAGGTGGCCGGACCGGGGCTTCCTGTTTATGCGATACTGGGCGTATCGGATAATGATTGGAAAGTCAATGCCAATTTGATTGACAGGGACTGGGCGAAATTGAAGGTCGGGGATCCGGTCAACCTCGTACTCGATGCTTATCCCGGTCAAAAATTTAAAGGGCAAGTCAGTGAAAAATCGGTTATTGCCACCGATGCAAGCGGATCACTGGAAGTCGAATTTTCATTTATGACACCGCCGCCTTCTCTGGCAGCCGGTATGGTTTGCAGGGTCGAAACCACCCCTCACGATTTGGAAACCATGACCATCATTCCTATAGAGGCCATCGTTAAAAGTAATGGCCATACCGCAACGGTTTTTACCGTTGAAGACGGCAAGGCAAAAAAACTGGAAATCAATATACTTGAGCTGTTAGGGAGCAGGGTTGCCATATCCGGGGGGTTGGAAAATGTAAAGGAGGTTGTGACGATCGGAGCCATGTTTCTGGAAGACGGGGATACTGTTGTTGCAATGAACCAATTACCTAAAAATTGA